Proteins encoded within one genomic window of Papio anubis isolate 15944 chromosome X, Panubis1.0, whole genome shotgun sequence:
- the ZMAT1 gene encoding zinc finger matrin-type protein 1 isoform X3 — translation MWNEQEEKAELFTDKFCQVCGVMLQFESQRISHYEGEKHAQNVSFYFQMHGEQNEVPGKKMKMHVENFQVHGYEGVDKNKFCDLCNMMFSSPFIAQSHYVGKVHAKKLKQLMEEHDQTSSSGFQPEMAGVPLTTSAESTFLKPLPVKPPPAFSMRTYVCHICSIAFTSLDMFRSHMQGSEHQIKESIVINLVKNSRKTQDSYQNECADYINMQKARGLEPKTCFRKMEESSLETHRYREVVDSRPRHRIFEQRLPFETFQTYPAPYNISQAVEKQLPHSKKTYDSFQDELEDYIKVQKARGLDPKTCFRKVRENSVDTRGYREMVDSGPRSRMCEQRFSHEASQTYQRPYHISPVESQLPQWLPTHSKRTYDSFQDELEDYIKVQKARGLEPKTCFRKIGDSSVEIHKNREMVDVRPRHRMLEQKLPCETFQTYSGPYSISQVVENQLPHCLPAHDSKQRLDSVSYWQLTRDCFPEKPVPLSLNQQENNSGSYSVESEVYKHLSSENNTTDHQAGHKRKHQKRKRHLEEGKERPEKELSKHKRKKSYEDTDLDKDKSIRQRKREGDRVRVSSGKLKHRKKKKSHDVPSEKEERKHRKEKKKSVEERTEEEMLWDESILGF, via the exons ATGTGGAATGAACAGGAGGAAAAGGCTGAACTTTTTACAGATAAGTTTTGTCAAGTATGTGGAGTGATGCTACAGTTTGAATCACAAAGAATTTCACATTATGAG GGTGAAAAACATGCTcaaaatgttagtttttattttcaaatgcatgGGGAACAAAATGAAGTGCCTGGTAAGAAAATGAAGATGCATGTTGAGAATTTTCAG GTGCATGGGTATGAAGGAGtcgacaaaaataaattttgtgatcTCTGCAACATGATGTTTAGCTCTCCATTTATTGCTCAGTCTCACTATGTGGGAAAGGTCCATGCTAAAAAACTGAAGCAATTAATGGAGGAACATGATCAGACATCTTCATCAGGATTTCAACCAGAGATGG CAGGAGTGCCTCTTACTACTTCTGCAGAGTCAACCTTCCTGAAGCCCCTTCCTGTCAAGCCTCCTCCAG CATTTAGTATGAGAACCTATGTTTGCCATATTTGTAGTATTGCTTTTACATCTTTAGATATGTTCCGGTCCCATATGCAAGGAAGTGAACATCAAATTAA AGAATCCATTGTTATCAATCTAGTGAAGAATTCAAGGAAGACACAAGACTCTTACCAAAATGAGTGTGCAGATTACATCAATATGCAGAAAGCCAGAGGACTAGAGCCCAAGACTTGTTTCAGAAAGATGGAAGAGAGTTCTTTGgaaacccacagatacagagaaGTGGTCGATTCCAGACCCAGACATAGAATATTTGAACAAAGACTCCCATTTGAGACTTTCCAAACATACCCAGCACCATACAATATTTCACAAGCAGTGGAAAAGCAGTTACCTCattcaaagaagacatatgacTCTTTCCAAGATGAACTTGAAGATTACATCAAAGTACAGAAAGCCAGAGGACTAGATCCAAAGACTTGTTTCAGAAAGGTGAGAGAGAACTCTGTGGATACTCGTGGGTACAGAGAAATGGTTGATTCTGGACCCAGATCCAGAATGTGCGAGCAAAGATTTTCACATGAGGCTTCCCAGACCTACCAACGACCATACCATATTTCACCAGTGGAAAGCCAATTACCTCAGTGGTTACCAACCCATTCAAAAAGGACATATGATTCTTTCCAAGATGAACTTGAAGATTACATAAAAGTGCAGAAAGCCAGAGGACTAGAGCCAAAAACTTGTTTCAGAAAGATAGGAGATAGCTCTGTAGAAATACATAAGAACAGAGAAATGGTTGATGTCAGACCCAGACACAGAATGTTGGAGCAAAAGCTCCCATGTGAGACTTTCCAGACCTATTCAGGACCATACAGTATTTCACAAGTAGTGGAAAACCAGTTACCTCATTGCTTACCAGCTCATGACAGCAAACAGAGACTAGATTCTGTTAGCTACTGGCAACTCACCAGAGACTGTTTCCCAGAAAAACCAGTACCCTTGAGCCTTAATCAGCAAGAAAATAACTCTGGCTCATACAGTGTAGAATCTGAAGTTTACAAGCACCTCTCCTCAGAAAACAATACTACTGACCATCAAGCAGGTCATAAACGGAAACATCAGAAGAGAAAACGACACCtggaagaaggcaaagaaagGCCAGAGAAAGAGCTGTccaaacataaaaggaaaaagagttaTGAAGATACAGATTTAGACAAAGACAAGAGCAtcagacaaaggaaaagagagggggATAGAGTCAGGGTCAGTTCAGGAAAGCTTAAGcatcgaaaaaagaaaaaaagccatgaTGTACCCTCTGAGAAAGAAGAACGTAagcacaggaaagagaaaaagaaatctgttgaAGAAAGGACAGAAGAGGAAATGCTTTGGGATGAGTCTATTCTTGGATTTTGA
- the ZMAT1 gene encoding zinc finger matrin-type protein 1 isoform X4, translating into MKHQAVTLLPPEYYSPLLSSPTLPTLVQILKIFPRGLLLKSVGCGSTPLASPGNLLEQRLSGPTADLRNQNLHCNKISFSMRTYVCHICSIAFTSLDMFRSHMQGSEHQIKESIVINLVKNSRKTQDSYQNECADYINMQKARGLEPKTCFRKMEESSLETHRYREVVDSRPRHRIFEQRLPFETFQTYPAPYNISQAVEKQLPHSKKTYDSFQDELEDYIKVQKARGLDPKTCFRKVRENSVDTRGYREMVDSGPRSRMCEQRFSHEASQTYQRPYHISPVESQLPQWLPTHSKRTYDSFQDELEDYIKVQKARGLEPKTCFRKIGDSSVEIHKNREMVDVRPRHRMLEQKLPCETFQTYSGPYSISQVVENQLPHCLPAHDSKQRLDSVSYWQLTRDCFPEKPVPLSLNQQENNSGSYSVESEVYKHLSSENNTTDHQAGHKRKHQKRKRHLEEGKERPEKELSKHKRKKSYEDTDLDKDKSIRQRKREGDRVRVSSGKLKHRKKKKSHDVPSEKEERKHRKEKKKSVEERTEEEMLWDESILGF; encoded by the exons ATGAAGCACCAAGCTGTGACTCTTTTACCTCCTGAATACtactctccccttctctccagcCCTACGCTTCCCACATTAGTTCAGATCCTCAAGATCTTTCCTAGAGGTTTACTACTCAAGAGTGTGGGTTGTGGATCAACACCgttggcatcacctgggaacttgttagaacaAAGACTCTCAGGCCCCACTGCAGACCTAcggaatcagaatctgcattgtaACAAGATCT CATTTAGTATGAGAACCTATGTTTGCCATATTTGTAGTATTGCTTTTACATCTTTAGATATGTTCCGGTCCCATATGCAAGGAAGTGAACATCAAATTAA AGAATCCATTGTTATCAATCTAGTGAAGAATTCAAGGAAGACACAAGACTCTTACCAAAATGAGTGTGCAGATTACATCAATATGCAGAAAGCCAGAGGACTAGAGCCCAAGACTTGTTTCAGAAAGATGGAAGAGAGTTCTTTGgaaacccacagatacagagaaGTGGTCGATTCCAGACCCAGACATAGAATATTTGAACAAAGACTCCCATTTGAGACTTTCCAAACATACCCAGCACCATACAATATTTCACAAGCAGTGGAAAAGCAGTTACCTCattcaaagaagacatatgacTCTTTCCAAGATGAACTTGAAGATTACATCAAAGTACAGAAAGCCAGAGGACTAGATCCAAAGACTTGTTTCAGAAAGGTGAGAGAGAACTCTGTGGATACTCGTGGGTACAGAGAAATGGTTGATTCTGGACCCAGATCCAGAATGTGCGAGCAAAGATTTTCACATGAGGCTTCCCAGACCTACCAACGACCATACCATATTTCACCAGTGGAAAGCCAATTACCTCAGTGGTTACCAACCCATTCAAAAAGGACATATGATTCTTTCCAAGATGAACTTGAAGATTACATAAAAGTGCAGAAAGCCAGAGGACTAGAGCCAAAAACTTGTTTCAGAAAGATAGGAGATAGCTCTGTAGAAATACATAAGAACAGAGAAATGGTTGATGTCAGACCCAGACACAGAATGTTGGAGCAAAAGCTCCCATGTGAGACTTTCCAGACCTATTCAGGACCATACAGTATTTCACAAGTAGTGGAAAACCAGTTACCTCATTGCTTACCAGCTCATGACAGCAAACAGAGACTAGATTCTGTTAGCTACTGGCAACTCACCAGAGACTGTTTCCCAGAAAAACCAGTACCCTTGAGCCTTAATCAGCAAGAAAATAACTCTGGCTCATACAGTGTAGAATCTGAAGTTTACAAGCACCTCTCCTCAGAAAACAATACTACTGACCATCAAGCAGGTCATAAACGGAAACATCAGAAGAGAAAACGACACCtggaagaaggcaaagaaagGCCAGAGAAAGAGCTGTccaaacataaaaggaaaaagagttaTGAAGATACAGATTTAGACAAAGACAAGAGCAtcagacaaaggaaaagagagggggATAGAGTCAGGGTCAGTTCAGGAAAGCTTAAGcatcgaaaaaagaaaaaaagccatgaTGTACCCTCTGAGAAAGAAGAACGTAagcacaggaaagagaaaaagaaatctgttgaAGAAAGGACAGAAGAGGAAATGCTTTGGGATGAGTCTATTCTTGGATTTTGA
- the ZMAT1 gene encoding zinc finger matrin-type protein 1 isoform X5, with translation MRTYVCHICSIAFTSLDMFRSHMQGSEHQIKESIVINLVKNSRKTQDSYQNECADYINMQKARGLEPKTCFRKMEESSLETHRYREVVDSRPRHRIFEQRLPFETFQTYPAPYNISQAVEKQLPHSKKTYDSFQDELEDYIKVQKARGLDPKTCFRKVRENSVDTRGYREMVDSGPRSRMCEQRFSHEASQTYQRPYHISPVESQLPQWLPTHSKRTYDSFQDELEDYIKVQKARGLEPKTCFRKIGDSSVEIHKNREMVDVRPRHRMLEQKLPCETFQTYSGPYSISQVVENQLPHCLPAHDSKQRLDSVSYWQLTRDCFPEKPVPLSLNQQENNSGSYSVESEVYKHLSSENNTTDHQAGHKRKHQKRKRHLEEGKERPEKELSKHKRKKSYEDTDLDKDKSIRQRKREGDRVRVSSGKLKHRKKKKSHDVPSEKEERKHRKEKKKSVEERTEEEMLWDESILGF, from the exons ATGAGAACCTATGTTTGCCATATTTGTAGTATTGCTTTTACATCTTTAGATATGTTCCGGTCCCATATGCAAGGAAGTGAACATCAAATTAA AGAATCCATTGTTATCAATCTAGTGAAGAATTCAAGGAAGACACAAGACTCTTACCAAAATGAGTGTGCAGATTACATCAATATGCAGAAAGCCAGAGGACTAGAGCCCAAGACTTGTTTCAGAAAGATGGAAGAGAGTTCTTTGgaaacccacagatacagagaaGTGGTCGATTCCAGACCCAGACATAGAATATTTGAACAAAGACTCCCATTTGAGACTTTCCAAACATACCCAGCACCATACAATATTTCACAAGCAGTGGAAAAGCAGTTACCTCattcaaagaagacatatgacTCTTTCCAAGATGAACTTGAAGATTACATCAAAGTACAGAAAGCCAGAGGACTAGATCCAAAGACTTGTTTCAGAAAGGTGAGAGAGAACTCTGTGGATACTCGTGGGTACAGAGAAATGGTTGATTCTGGACCCAGATCCAGAATGTGCGAGCAAAGATTTTCACATGAGGCTTCCCAGACCTACCAACGACCATACCATATTTCACCAGTGGAAAGCCAATTACCTCAGTGGTTACCAACCCATTCAAAAAGGACATATGATTCTTTCCAAGATGAACTTGAAGATTACATAAAAGTGCAGAAAGCCAGAGGACTAGAGCCAAAAACTTGTTTCAGAAAGATAGGAGATAGCTCTGTAGAAATACATAAGAACAGAGAAATGGTTGATGTCAGACCCAGACACAGAATGTTGGAGCAAAAGCTCCCATGTGAGACTTTCCAGACCTATTCAGGACCATACAGTATTTCACAAGTAGTGGAAAACCAGTTACCTCATTGCTTACCAGCTCATGACAGCAAACAGAGACTAGATTCTGTTAGCTACTGGCAACTCACCAGAGACTGTTTCCCAGAAAAACCAGTACCCTTGAGCCTTAATCAGCAAGAAAATAACTCTGGCTCATACAGTGTAGAATCTGAAGTTTACAAGCACCTCTCCTCAGAAAACAATACTACTGACCATCAAGCAGGTCATAAACGGAAACATCAGAAGAGAAAACGACACCtggaagaaggcaaagaaagGCCAGAGAAAGAGCTGTccaaacataaaaggaaaaagagttaTGAAGATACAGATTTAGACAAAGACAAGAGCAtcagacaaaggaaaagagagggggATAGAGTCAGGGTCAGTTCAGGAAAGCTTAAGcatcgaaaaaagaaaaaaagccatgaTGTACCCTCTGAGAAAGAAGAACGTAagcacaggaaagagaaaaagaaatctgttgaAGAAAGGACAGAAGAGGAAATGCTTTGGGATGAGTCTATTCTTGGATTTTGA